The window ACTACCTCTTGAATTTCATCCGAATGATAAACTTCATGAGGTTCTTCACAGGTAACATGGGACTCCTCAGAgattaattctttttctgttttaatgtcAGTGTTCATCAAGAATGGCTTTTCTAAGACACTTTCCTCAGCACCTGGCAAACGCTCCACTATTACATTAATGTGACCCTTTTTGTTTGGACTACAACTGATGATTTTCTGTGCTGATGACAGCAGGCTGTCAGTTATCACATTGTCCTGTGCTGTATCTGTTACAGTCTCCTCTACAACCTCTGTAGTAGGAGAATGCACCACAGACTCAGTTAGTATCTCCTCCTCTTTTATATTTGTTCCAATGGGTGACTTACATGACAGTTGTTCAGAATTGCAAATCTGAATTTGAAGAGCAGGTTCACTATGGATATCAAGTTCGTTGGTTTCCAAAGAAAGGACAACTGTATCCACACTGTGAGGTGTGTGAGTGACAACTGTCTCTGACAAGCTGGtggcttcattttcttcctcaaagATGGGGTAGGAGCAATCCACCTCCCCCGCGTGTTTCCAGGCGTGTGTTTTCAGCATCCTTTGCTGGCCACACGTGTACCGGCAGATGAGGCAGCGGTACATGCCATACTGCTCGTACGTGTACCACTTCCTCCTGCCCACCTCAGCCACTGGGGCAGGCTGAGGTGCATCCTTACATTCCAGATTTCCTGTCTGTTCAGTCCCTGATTTGACACTTCCTTCCACTGGCACTTGCAGGAAGGAGCTTGTGACATTTACGCACTGCTGCGCTTTTGCCTGGATGCTTTTCTTACCACCATTCTCATGGTAATTATGGAAGTGGGATTCAATCTCTTCTTGGCTTTTGGAAGCAAAATGACATTCTGAGCACATTAATATCACTTCATTTTTCTGCCCATGTTGTTTTACATGTTCTTGTAGTGTTAAGAGCGAAGGTGATAGAAACTTACAGAGACTACACTGGTAGCACGTCACGTTTTTTTTGCTCTGCGGGAGACATTCAGTCACAAAATAATCTGCCTGTAACTCTTCAGTCTTTTTAGTAGCAATCACTGACAGTTCAATTGCTTTAGCTGGGATTTCACAGAGATCCTCTGCGTCCAAGGACTGCACAGAACCATCAGGATGGGAACGTTTCTTCCCTATTAAAAGGCATCTTTGTGACTTCTCACTTTCGACTATTTTGCTCAGTTTCTGGATAACGTGGATCAGTGGATCAGTTTTA is drawn from Pithys albifrons albifrons isolate INPA30051 chromosome 12, PitAlb_v1, whole genome shotgun sequence and contains these coding sequences:
- the ZNF507 gene encoding zinc finger protein 507 isoform X3 encodes the protein MEEGSSVAVLVPNIGEQEAVLISETVIGPTLQSSEDQRKCKTDPLIHVIQKLSKIVESEKSQRCLLIGKKRSHPDGSVQSLDAEDLCEIPAKAIELSVIATKKTEELQADYFVTECLPQSKKNVTCYQCSLCKFLSPSLLTLQEHVKQHGQKNEVILMCSECHFASKSQEEIESHFHNYHENGGKKSIQAKAQQCVNVTSSFLQVPVEGSVKSGTEQTGNLECKDAPQPAPVAEVGRRKWYTYEQYGMYRCLICRYTCGQQRMLKTHAWKHAGEVDCSYPIFEEENEATSLSETVVTHTPHSVDTVVLSLETNELDIHSEPALQIQICNSEQLSCKSPIGTNIKEEEILTESVVHSPTTEVVEETVTDTAQDNVITDSLLSSAQKIISCSPNKKGHINVIVERLPGAEESVLEKPFLMNTDIKTEKELISEESHVTCEEPHEVYHSDEIQEVVIGWNNTEKKDNELSANKNVTADENVPPARRRTNSESLRLHSLAAEALVTMPIRAAELTRSSFRALTGEDAVDAGAGQGGDDGPCVAHSKVVSSLKDPSEFSGLNQSECAIVEIKKERPELSEAPIKMGISMSLLTVIEKLKERTDQNASDDDILKELQDNAQCQNANDANIPASNLVEFIPNADRPYRCRLCHYSSGNKGYIKQHLRVHRQRQPYQCPICEHIADNSKDLESHMINHCKTRMYQCKQCEESFHYKSQLRNHEREQHSLPEILSTTASNKPIVSNEVEDREGNKSSVQKLYRCDICEYTSPSYVGVRNHRRIHTSDKPYRFDTFWILILHN